Proteins encoded in a region of the Marinomonas maritima genome:
- the ihfB gene encoding integration host factor subunit beta, translating to MTKSELIELLIDQQSHLPVKDVEQAIKAMLEHMSDSLANGERIEIRGFGSFSLHYRAPRIGRNPKTGESVELSAKYVPHFKPGKELRELVNLPDDEINELN from the coding sequence ATGACAAAATCTGAGCTGATAGAGCTGCTAATCGATCAGCAATCCCATTTGCCGGTGAAAGATGTTGAGCAAGCAATTAAGGCAATGCTGGAGCATATGTCTGATTCTTTGGCGAATGGTGAGCGTATCGAGATAAGAGGCTTTGGTAGTTTTTCTCTGCATTATCGAGCACCTAGAATTGGTAGAAATCCTAAAACTGGAGAGTCTGTTGAGCTAAGTGCGAAATATGTACCTCATTTTAAACCGGGTAAGGAATTGAGAGAGTTGGTCAATTTACCTGATGACGAGATAAATGAACTTAACTAA
- the lapB gene encoding lipopolysaccharide assembly protein LapB produces MTEIGLFFVLFVALFVGWAMGRKNSTKKNKQTKKSIPTDYFRGLNHLLNDQHSEAIDAFVDSLEVNSDTFDIHLTLGNLFRKKGEIQKAINIHQNLLARPEISQREMRMVQLELASDFMSAGLLDRAGRLLLNMASTSRKSEFQPKILTLLVDLYEFEQSWDKAIQIGSELIKEAPTKKEVKRLAHFHCEMAQELQKKEQWKLAFQHYKLALEVDPSCIRASIGAADVLNSQRRYRDAIKELKHAADQDPEFISIIIPQLKECYQKVWGSSGYIKFLQDQNQKKPSTALIMALVQHYMETDKDYAEMFLVEQLRLHPTIKGFKELISLQLADSQGYNQQHLVVLFELIDQLVQAKHKFQCRQCGFSGHQLHWQCPSCKNWGVVKPIHGLEGE; encoded by the coding sequence TTGACCGAAATTGGGTTGTTTTTTGTTCTATTTGTCGCGCTTTTTGTTGGCTGGGCAATGGGTCGTAAAAACTCGACTAAGAAAAATAAGCAGACCAAAAAAAGTATTCCTACCGATTATTTTCGTGGTCTAAATCATTTACTTAATGATCAGCACTCTGAGGCAATTGATGCCTTTGTCGATTCTTTAGAAGTCAATTCCGATACGTTTGATATACACCTTACACTAGGGAATTTATTCCGTAAGAAAGGCGAAATTCAAAAAGCCATCAACATACATCAAAACTTACTTGCTCGTCCTGAAATATCGCAACGTGAAATGCGCATGGTGCAATTAGAGTTGGCCAGCGATTTTATGTCGGCGGGTTTATTAGATCGAGCAGGGCGCTTGTTGCTAAACATGGCATCCACATCGCGGAAAAGCGAATTTCAGCCTAAAATTCTGACGTTACTGGTGGATCTCTATGAATTTGAACAGAGTTGGGATAAAGCGATTCAAATTGGTTCTGAGCTTATAAAAGAAGCGCCTACTAAAAAAGAGGTTAAACGCTTAGCGCATTTTCATTGTGAAATGGCGCAAGAGTTACAAAAAAAAGAGCAGTGGAAATTGGCGTTTCAGCACTACAAATTGGCTTTAGAGGTTGATCCTAGTTGTATTCGAGCAAGTATTGGAGCCGCAGACGTTTTAAACAGTCAGCGTCGTTATCGTGATGCAATCAAAGAATTGAAGCATGCAGCAGATCAAGATCCCGAATTTATCTCTATCATCATTCCTCAATTAAAAGAGTGTTATCAAAAAGTTTGGGGCAGCAGTGGTTACATCAAATTTTTACAAGACCAAAACCAAAAGAAACCATCCACCGCTTTGATTATGGCGCTTGTTCAGCATTATATGGAAACAGACAAAGATTACGCTGAAATGTTTTTGGTCGAACAGCTCAGGTTGCATCCAACAATTAAGGGTTTCAAAGAGCTGATTAGTTTGCAGCTTGCGGATTCTCAGGGTTATAACCAGCAACACTTAGTGGTTCTTTTTGAGCTTATTGATCAGCTTGTGCAAGCTAAACACAAATTCCAATGCCGTCAATGTGGTTTCTCTGGTCATCAACTGCATTGGCAATGCCCTAGCTGTAAAAACTGGGGTGTTGTTAAGCCTA
- a CDS encoding tryptophan--tRNA ligase → MAKEIVLTGVTTTGTPHLGNYVGAIRPAIEASRQENAESYFFLADYHALIKCQDPERVKQSRLEIAATWLACGLDTDKATFYRQSDIPEIAELNWLLTCVTSKGLMNRAHAYKGAVDANLENEQDPDFGITMGLFCYPVLMAADILAFNAHKVPVGRDQIQHIEMARDIAGRFNHLFGEHFVLPEAVVGEEGSILKGLDGRKMSKSYNNTIPLFDTEKKLQKGINKIKTNLLEPGEAKDPNDSTVFEIYQAFATPEQTAQMRQNFAEGIAWGEAKKELFALVNGQLSEPREKYLELMANPAHVEEILQAGAEKARARARIMISNLRSAVGLVNFK, encoded by the coding sequence ATGGCAAAAGAAATCGTTTTAACTGGTGTTACCACCACGGGCACACCACACTTAGGCAACTATGTTGGTGCTATACGTCCTGCGATAGAAGCAAGTCGTCAAGAAAATGCGGAGTCTTACTTTTTCCTTGCTGATTATCACGCATTGATTAAGTGCCAAGATCCTGAGCGTGTTAAACAGTCTCGATTAGAGATAGCAGCAACATGGCTAGCATGCGGATTGGATACTGACAAAGCAACGTTTTACCGCCAATCTGATATTCCTGAAATTGCTGAATTAAATTGGTTGCTGACGTGTGTCACGTCAAAAGGCTTGATGAACCGTGCGCACGCCTACAAAGGTGCGGTGGATGCTAATCTTGAGAATGAGCAAGATCCTGACTTTGGCATCACCATGGGACTGTTTTGTTACCCTGTTTTAATGGCCGCTGATATTTTGGCGTTCAATGCCCATAAAGTACCTGTTGGTCGAGATCAAATTCAACACATTGAAATGGCACGTGATATTGCGGGTCGTTTTAACCATCTGTTTGGTGAGCATTTTGTCTTGCCTGAAGCGGTGGTTGGCGAAGAAGGCTCGATACTCAAAGGCCTAGACGGTCGTAAAATGAGCAAGAGCTACAACAACACGATTCCCTTGTTTGATACTGAGAAAAAGCTACAAAAAGGTATTAATAAAATCAAAACGAATCTGTTAGAGCCTGGCGAAGCAAAAGATCCGAACGATTCTACGGTATTTGAAATTTACCAAGCCTTTGCAACACCTGAGCAGACGGCGCAAATGCGTCAGAACTTTGCAGAAGGTATTGCATGGGGTGAAGCGAAGAAGGAACTTTTTGCTCTGGTTAATGGTCAACTTAGTGAACCCCGTGAAAAGTATCTTGAACTGATGGCAAACCCTGCTCATGTAGAAGAAATTTTACAAGCAGGCGCTGAAAAGGCGAGAGCTCGTGCACGTATAATGATTTCAAACCTACGCAGTGCCGTTGGTTTGGTCAATTTTAAATAA
- a CDS encoding HesA/MoeB/ThiF family protein → MKMNESELDRYSRQLLLPNFDVQGQLKLAQAKVLVIGLGGLGNIAATYLATSGVGYLTLADGDQLESSNLPRQVLYDESQIGLNKVVAAAEQLSQKNAAVKIQTIAHKLSGESLSKAVEEADVVLDCTDNFTARQAINRACLALKKPLVSAAAIRWEGQLVSFLYHQKSTPCYECLYPSLSDQQLSCNESGIVAPVVGLLGVFQGLEALKLASGCGEVQHGLLRLFDGFEGRWRDMRLTPDPECVACSL, encoded by the coding sequence ATGAAAATGAACGAATCAGAGTTAGATCGTTACAGCCGTCAATTATTATTGCCGAATTTCGATGTCCAAGGGCAGTTGAAGCTTGCTCAAGCGAAAGTGTTGGTGATTGGTTTGGGTGGGCTTGGGAATATTGCCGCGACCTATTTGGCGACATCTGGGGTGGGATATTTGACTTTAGCTGATGGAGATCAGTTGGAAAGCAGCAACCTTCCTCGTCAAGTGCTCTACGATGAAAGCCAGATTGGTCTAAATAAAGTGGTGGCCGCAGCAGAACAGCTTTCTCAAAAAAATGCGGCAGTGAAAATCCAAACTATTGCTCATAAACTATCTGGCGAATCGCTATCAAAAGCGGTTGAAGAAGCAGATGTTGTGTTGGATTGCACTGATAATTTCACTGCCAGACAGGCAATTAATCGCGCGTGTTTGGCGTTAAAAAAACCGCTGGTCAGTGCCGCCGCTATTCGATGGGAAGGCCAGTTAGTAAGCTTTTTGTACCATCAAAAATCTACGCCATGTTATGAGTGTCTTTATCCTTCGTTATCGGATCAGCAGTTAAGCTGCAATGAAAGTGGTATTGTTGCGCCTGTTGTTGGCTTATTAGGCGTTTTTCAAGGGCTTGAAGCGTTAAAGTTAGCCAGTGGCTGTGGTGAAGTTCAACACGGTTTGTTGCGACTGTTTGATGGATTTGAAGGTCGCTGGCGTGATATGCGTTTAACACCAGACCCAGAATGTGTGGCTTGTTCACTTTAA
- the ppa gene encoding inorganic diphosphatase has product MSYSKIPAGKDVPNDINVIIEIPAQANPVKYEVDHDMDALVVDRFMTAPMFYPANYGYVNNTLADDGDPVDVLVITPYPVVPGSVIRCRPVGVLNMSDEAGMDAKLVAVPHEKLSKEYGHIQDVNDIPQLLRDQIEHFFENYKTLEKGKWVKVEGWANAEEAKKAIIEGVEAYNAQ; this is encoded by the coding sequence ATGAGCTATAGCAAAATCCCAGCGGGCAAAGATGTTCCAAATGACATCAACGTAATCATCGAAATTCCAGCGCAAGCGAATCCAGTAAAATACGAAGTCGACCATGACATGGACGCACTTGTTGTTGATCGCTTCATGACGGCACCAATGTTTTACCCAGCAAACTATGGCTATGTAAATAATACATTAGCTGACGATGGTGACCCAGTAGATGTATTGGTAATTACGCCTTATCCTGTAGTTCCTGGCTCTGTTATTCGCTGCCGCCCTGTTGGCGTTTTAAACATGTCTGACGAAGCAGGCATGGACGCGAAATTAGTTGCGGTTCCTCACGAAAAGCTAAGCAAAGAATACGGTCACATCCAAGACGTGAACGATATTCCACAATTGCTACGCGATCAAATTGAACATTTCTTCGAAAACTACAAAACCCTTGAAAAAGGCAAGTGGGTAAAAGTTGAAGGCTGGGCAAACGCCGAGGAAGCGAAAAAAGCCATCATTGAAGGCGTTGAAGCTTACAACGCACAATAG
- a CDS encoding inosine/guanosine kinase, whose translation MRFPGRRKLKHYFPVSQPKPVLPTSEVQPDKDTYIVGLDETIVDVVANVSDQFLETFNIQKGLSNLVDPETASAIYSELTAQQCISDHFAGGTIGNTIHNYSVLADDKSVLLGVMSANITLGSPAYHYICHTSSKVDMNHLQGVAGDIGRGITLITPDGERTFAIAPGDMDELDTDHIPENIIAGAAALVTCAYPLRHQGKPIKQAMVTALQYAHQHHVPTVLTLGTKHLVEEHREELLELIKNYVNVLAMNELEAEALTGFADPLLAAEAMLEYVDIVLLTAGPDGMYLCGHTDDDFKRETTNPIKSGGLADFNRWEFSRPMLREACKQPIKVFSHIDPYMGGPEKIRNTNGAGDGALSALLHDISANHFHKETIPNSSKHSAPFLAYSSFAQICKYSNRVSYEILAHNASRLSRGLPEREDSLEEAYWER comes from the coding sequence ATGAGATTTCCCGGCAGACGTAAACTTAAACATTATTTTCCGGTATCTCAACCAAAACCGGTGTTACCTACTTCAGAAGTACAACCTGATAAAGACACCTATATTGTTGGGTTGGATGAAACCATTGTCGATGTGGTTGCCAATGTCTCCGATCAATTTCTAGAGACATTCAACATTCAAAAGGGCCTATCAAACCTTGTGGACCCTGAGACTGCCTCCGCAATTTACAGCGAATTAACAGCACAGCAATGTATATCGGATCATTTTGCTGGCGGAACCATTGGTAATACGATCCATAACTACTCCGTGCTGGCAGATGATAAATCTGTTTTGCTTGGCGTCATGTCAGCCAATATCACTTTGGGGTCTCCAGCTTATCACTATATCTGCCACACCAGCAGTAAAGTCGATATGAATCATCTTCAGGGCGTGGCTGGAGATATTGGCCGCGGCATCACCTTGATTACACCTGATGGCGAACGAACCTTCGCTATTGCACCAGGTGACATGGATGAACTCGATACTGACCACATCCCAGAAAACATCATCGCTGGGGCGGCGGCACTAGTCACTTGCGCTTACCCATTGAGACATCAAGGTAAACCCATTAAACAAGCCATGGTAACGGCGTTGCAGTACGCTCATCAGCATCATGTGCCAACAGTGCTAACATTAGGCACTAAGCATCTAGTAGAAGAGCATCGAGAAGAACTGCTTGAACTCATTAAAAACTATGTAAACGTGCTCGCCATGAACGAACTAGAAGCAGAAGCACTCACAGGCTTTGCTGATCCACTTCTAGCTGCTGAGGCAATGCTAGAGTATGTTGATATCGTTTTACTCACAGCAGGCCCTGATGGTATGTATCTCTGCGGCCATACTGACGACGATTTTAAACGTGAAACCACTAACCCGATTAAGTCAGGTGGTTTGGCAGATTTTAACCGTTGGGAATTCAGCCGTCCAATGTTACGAGAAGCCTGTAAACAGCCGATTAAAGTTTTTTCGCATATTGACCCTTACATGGGCGGACCAGAAAAAATCCGCAACACCAATGGCGCGGGTGATGGGGCGTTATCCGCGTTATTACATGATATTTCAGCAAACCATTTTCACAAAGAAACCATTCCAAACTCAAGTAAACACTCAGCTCCTTTTTTAGCTTACTCTTCGTTCGCTCAGATCTGTAAATACTCCAATCGCGTTAGCTATGAAATACTCGCTCACAACGCGTCTAGGCTTTCCAGAGGGTTACCAGAACGAGAAGACAGTTTAGAAGAAGCGTATTGGGAAAGATAA
- a CDS encoding Tim44 domain-containing protein, translating to MRTTVFAMLMAFFLAIGAGGYSADVQAKKFGGSKSFGKSFSISKPKSATSGTNKATNSATNTGTKKPGFLGGLGGGLLGGLLVGGLFATLMGSGAFSGISFGDILLFALIGFLIYKFFIAPKRRAAAESAAGNGMFRNMSGSADENGQTSPMTGISGFGGQSDIKLPEGFNEQTFVAEAKNHYITLQKAWDDNNFDEILDYVSPELYNLLVTERATYGDNKPRTEVVSLMVEIVRGEQIGSTASISLQFSGWIKEGDETSDTNEIWHLEKSTSDANANWTIVGIQQDN from the coding sequence GTGAGAACAACAGTATTTGCTATGCTTATGGCATTTTTTTTAGCAATTGGTGCAGGTGGTTATAGTGCCGATGTTCAGGCTAAAAAGTTTGGCGGTAGTAAAAGCTTTGGGAAAAGTTTTTCTATATCTAAACCGAAAAGTGCGACATCAGGAACCAACAAAGCGACTAATTCTGCAACCAACACGGGCACTAAAAAACCTGGCTTTCTAGGTGGCTTAGGCGGCGGGTTGTTGGGCGGCCTTTTGGTAGGTGGTTTGTTTGCTACGCTGATGGGAAGCGGTGCATTTTCTGGCATTTCTTTTGGTGACATATTGCTGTTCGCCTTGATTGGTTTCTTAATTTACAAATTCTTTATTGCACCGAAACGCCGTGCCGCTGCAGAATCTGCGGCTGGAAATGGGATGTTTCGTAACATGTCTGGGTCGGCTGATGAGAATGGTCAAACGTCACCAATGACTGGTATTTCAGGTTTTGGTGGTCAATCAGACATTAAGCTTCCAGAAGGATTTAATGAACAAACTTTTGTTGCTGAAGCAAAGAACCATTACATCACGTTGCAAAAAGCGTGGGATGATAATAATTTTGATGAAATTTTAGATTATGTTAGCCCTGAACTTTATAATCTTTTGGTTACTGAACGTGCTACTTACGGCGATAACAAGCCTCGTACAGAAGTTGTCTCTTTGATGGTTGAGATTGTTCGCGGTGAGCAAATTGGCTCTACGGCGTCTATTTCTCTCCAATTTTCAGGTTGGATTAAAGAAGGCGATGAGACATCAGATACTAATGAAATTTGGCATTTGGAAAAGAGTACATCAGACGCTAATGCAAATTGGACAATAGTTGGGATACAACAAGACAACTAA
- the trxB gene encoding thioredoxin-disulfide reductase, whose protein sequence is MSDVKHAKLMILGSGPAGYTAAVYAARANLNPVMITGMQMGGQLTTTTDVDNWPGDDQGVQGPELMERMRKHAERFETEIIFDQVNKVDLENRPFRLEGDSGVYTCDALIISTGASAQYLGLESETKFMGQGVSACATCDGFFYKNQDVAVVGGGNTAVEEALYLSNIAKTVTVIHRRDKFRSEKILADKLMEKAKNGNVKIEWYSELDEVLGDSAGVTGVRIKNNETGESKDLAVAGVFIAIGHKPNTDIFQGQLEMKDGYIKVQTGSHGNATQTSIDGVFAAGDVSDHIYRQAITSAGTGCMAALDAERFLDSME, encoded by the coding sequence ATGAGCGATGTAAAACACGCTAAACTGATGATTTTAGGTTCAGGCCCCGCTGGTTACACGGCGGCTGTGTATGCCGCACGTGCCAATCTTAATCCTGTAATGATTACCGGTATGCAAATGGGTGGTCAGTTGACGACAACGACAGATGTTGATAACTGGCCAGGTGATGATCAAGGCGTACAAGGTCCAGAATTGATGGAGCGTATGCGTAAGCATGCTGAGCGTTTTGAAACAGAAATTATTTTCGATCAGGTTAATAAAGTAGATTTAGAAAATCGTCCTTTCCGTCTAGAAGGTGATAGTGGTGTTTATACTTGTGATGCCTTGATCATTTCAACGGGTGCCAGTGCTCAATATTTGGGCCTAGAAAGCGAAACGAAATTCATGGGGCAGGGCGTATCAGCCTGTGCAACTTGTGATGGCTTTTTTTATAAAAATCAAGACGTAGCGGTAGTTGGTGGTGGTAATACGGCAGTTGAAGAAGCGCTGTATCTGTCTAATATCGCAAAAACGGTTACCGTTATTCACCGTCGTGATAAATTCCGTTCAGAGAAAATTTTGGCGGATAAATTGATGGAAAAAGCGAAAAACGGCAATGTGAAAATTGAGTGGTATTCTGAGCTTGATGAAGTGTTGGGTGATAGCGCGGGTGTGACAGGTGTTCGTATTAAGAACAATGAAACAGGTGAGTCAAAAGATCTCGCCGTTGCGGGTGTATTTATTGCTATCGGCCATAAGCCAAATACAGATATTTTCCAAGGCCAGCTAGAAATGAAAGATGGCTATATTAAAGTTCAAACTGGCTCGCATGGTAACGCAACTCAAACAAGCATTGATGGTGTTTTCGCGGCGGGTGATGTGTCTGATCACATTTATCGCCAAGCAATTACCTCAGCTGGAACAGGTTGTATGGCCGCTCTAGACGCTGAGCGCTTCCTTGACTCTATGGAATAA
- a CDS encoding LapA family protein — protein sequence MFKWLKRVIYTVLVVFFLAVGVFFAIRNPQLIPLDLVFWQGPQLSVALYIILSFTVGACVALLISSIAYMRSERQIRVLTRKYEKARDEVDTLRKASITKELSVGKE from the coding sequence ATGTTTAAATGGCTGAAAAGAGTTATTTACACCGTTCTCGTTGTATTTTTTCTCGCCGTGGGTGTGTTTTTTGCCATCCGAAATCCGCAACTTATTCCTCTTGATCTTGTTTTTTGGCAGGGTCCTCAATTAAGTGTTGCTCTCTATATCATTTTATCTTTTACGGTAGGTGCTTGTGTTGCTCTATTAATAAGCTCCATTGCATATATGCGAAGTGAGCGTCAGATTCGAGTGTTGACCCGAAAATACGAAAAAGCACGTGATGAAGTGGATACCTTACGTAAAGCCTCTATTACCAAAGAGCTTTCTGTCGGGAAGGAGTAA
- a CDS encoding chemotaxis protein CheW: MSEVAPIKENGKALSETNKGELLQYLTFKLIDETYGINVMQIKEVLRYSEIAPVPGAPSYVLGIVNLRGNVVTVVDTRVRFSLPECTISDDTRIIIIEHDGEQVGLLVDAVQEVFYLYQNEIEQSPSVGNDEALKFIQGVYQKEEELVILLELNRMFERNEALGIEAMN, from the coding sequence ATGTCTGAAGTAGCACCTATTAAAGAAAACGGGAAAGCCTTATCTGAAACGAACAAAGGCGAATTGTTGCAGTATCTAACCTTTAAGTTAATTGACGAAACTTATGGTATTAACGTCATGCAAATTAAAGAAGTGCTTCGTTATAGCGAAATCGCTCCCGTTCCAGGTGCGCCTTCTTATGTGTTAGGTATCGTTAATTTGCGTGGTAATGTCGTCACGGTGGTTGATACTCGAGTACGTTTTAGTTTGCCTGAGTGCACTATTAGTGACGATACTCGAATTATTATTATTGAACATGACGGTGAACAAGTTGGTTTGCTTGTCGATGCGGTTCAAGAAGTGTTCTATTTATACCAAAATGAGATTGAGCAAAGCCCTAGTGTTGGTAATGATGAAGCGCTGAAGTTTATTCAAGGTGTTTATCAAAAAGAAGAAGAGTTGGTTATCTTACTTGAGCTTAATCGTATGTTTGAGCGAAATGAGGCTCTTGGTATCGAGGCAATGAATTAA